TATTTGTTGTACATGCTCATTGCATCTTTATGCTATGTATAAGACTTGAAATCTAATCATTTCCTACCAGACCATCTTGATGAATGCTGCGTCGCGCTGCATGGGCCATGACTATCCCTTGATGAAGCACTTTTATCCAATGCAGCTGGTATTTTTACATTACTGAACGATGGTGCCTGGACTGGGAAATTTTGGTCCCTCAGAGCGTTGATAGTGATCGTCCTCCAGCCGCAAGAACATAGTAGGGAAGAATTCATTCCCAAAAAGCACCTGTCACCCACTCCGGTGGCTCTCTCTCCCTCGACGACGGTGATTGTCCCGTGCAACACCCGAAACACAGGAACATGTATGGCACTCCATCATCCAAAAAGCAAGGATTTTCCCAGCCGATTTGGATCCAGTATGTCCGGGGTCGGGGGCATCCTAATTGTTCTTCACAATTGGTTGCAGCTGGTTGTTCGGGACAGTTCATTTACAATCAGGGGCAATACTAATTGCATGTCTAATCTAAGTATATATTTCTATACTACAAGTTTAAGTTACAAATTTGTTGGCTCTCACGTTTTAGAATGAACGTGTTTCAAGACAAATGTTGTATAAGACCAAAAGAATCTTTATTAATAAATCCTCCAAAAGGAATCAGCAATACACAAAGCCTGAATACACCCAACATACACATAACTACTTGACCATACACACAGATAGTTGCTAGTAATAATTACTTGAATATACATAAAATACACATGTGCCTGCGACTACAGAGATGCACTCAAGCCATGAGGCCGGCAATGGCAAGCAAAACGGCAAGGCCGAACCCCGTGGCCTCCACATTGGTGGCAGCGGAGACAGGTGTCGGTGGGGGAGCGTTGCTTGCACTTGGGCCGCTGGCCGGGGCGGGTGACATAGAGGAGGAGCCTGACATGACATCGATCTTAACCTTCATGCCGCCCGCGCAATGACCAGGGAAACCACAGATGAAGTAGCGGGTGCCGGTGGCTGTGAGGGTGACAACATCATTCCCGGAGTTGAAGGTGGTGACGGGATTGGCAGTGCTGCAAGAATCGTAGTCTGCCTTGCTGACTTCAAGGACATCGTGTGCCTGAGGGGAGTACTTGAAGACGATCTGATCGCTGGTTTGGAAGTTCCTAGAGGACGCCCAAGTGTCGTATTTGGTGCTGAGGTCCCATGCGCCGCCCGGCTCGCCCACGTTGTAGATTGCCGCTGACGCGGTGCTCAGGACGGCCATCGCTGCCACGGCGAGAAGAATGGTTCTCCTGGCAGCCATTGCGGTTGGAACTGGAAAG
This region of Triticum aestivum cultivar Chinese Spring chromosome 2D, IWGSC CS RefSeq v2.1, whole genome shotgun sequence genomic DNA includes:
- the LOC123050525 gene encoding mavicyanin-like, giving the protein MAARRTILLAVAAMAVLSTASAAIYNVGEPGGAWDLSTKYDTWASSRNFQTSDQIVFKYSPQAHDVLEVSKADYDSCSTANPVTTFNSGNDVVTLTATGTRYFICGFPGHCAGGMKVKIDVMSGSSSMSPAPASGPSASNAPPPTPVSAATNVEATGFGLAVLLAIAGLMA